In the Myxococcus fulvus genome, one interval contains:
- the fliB gene encoding flagellin lysine-N-methylase, with protein sequence MSATAPRYLTRFQCLADTCEDTCCAGLVVPVSDARWKVLRDAVAGGPDAARVEALVLPDPGSGVGAEAACIAKREDGLCSFLDARKLCSLHRAYGEAVLPDACAVFPRVATRRAGRLEVTGSFGCPEVVRLCLLAEDALEPVPVDASLAARPELARALGGEDAADAWTWHASRVREVALRILDRREYPYASRLFMLGELARRLGTFYFRGTDAFRDEALLLSTLSDFEAPSTLDALHAMVSSVHLPGGPWAGICGTVLRARIDGVRGARFQAWARAIQASYGGASAAPDDVWALYSERRARLEPVLGERIEQYFRHHAMNHWLRNPFTDSPSVMDYVFKLTLRAAMLRWALFGHPDVVALCEDSALSDDLTASRARLDAAAVECFQLSAKHLEQSPELHGLAQGLAGGSGPDALPRMLVLLQGV encoded by the coding sequence ATGTCCGCCACGGCTCCCCGGTATCTGACGCGCTTCCAGTGCCTCGCGGACACATGTGAGGACACGTGCTGCGCGGGGCTCGTGGTGCCGGTGAGCGACGCGCGGTGGAAGGTGCTGCGCGACGCGGTGGCGGGTGGGCCTGACGCGGCGCGGGTCGAGGCGCTCGTGCTGCCCGACCCGGGCAGTGGCGTGGGCGCGGAGGCCGCGTGCATCGCGAAGCGCGAGGACGGGTTGTGCTCGTTCCTCGATGCCCGGAAGTTGTGCTCGTTGCATCGCGCGTATGGCGAGGCGGTGTTGCCGGATGCGTGCGCGGTGTTCCCGCGCGTGGCCACGCGCAGGGCAGGGCGGTTGGAGGTGACGGGCTCGTTCGGTTGTCCGGAGGTGGTGCGGCTGTGCCTGCTCGCGGAGGACGCGCTGGAGCCGGTGCCGGTGGACGCGTCGCTCGCGGCGCGGCCCGAACTGGCGCGAGCGCTGGGCGGAGAGGACGCGGCCGACGCGTGGACGTGGCATGCGTCGCGGGTGCGCGAGGTGGCGCTGCGCATCCTGGATCGACGCGAGTACCCGTATGCCTCGCGGCTGTTCATGCTGGGGGAGCTGGCCCGGAGGCTCGGGACCTTCTACTTCCGGGGGACGGACGCGTTTCGAGACGAAGCACTGCTCCTCTCGACGCTCTCTGACTTCGAGGCACCGTCGACGTTGGATGCATTGCACGCGATGGTGTCCTCGGTGCATCTGCCCGGCGGCCCGTGGGCCGGCATCTGCGGCACGGTGCTGCGCGCTCGCATCGACGGCGTCCGTGGCGCAAGGTTCCAGGCATGGGCCCGCGCCATCCAGGCGTCCTACGGTGGCGCGAGCGCCGCGCCGGACGACGTCTGGGCCCTGTACTCCGAGCGCCGCGCCCGACTGGAGCCCGTGCTCGGTGAGCGCATCGAGCAGTACTTCCGTCACCACGCGATGAACCACTGGCTGCGCAACCCGTTCACCGACAGCCCCTCGGTGATGGACTACGTCTTCAAGCTGACCCTGCGCGCCGCGATGCTCCGCTGGGCGCTGTTCGGACATCCCGACGTCGTCGCGCTGTGTGAGGACAGCGCGCTGAGCGATGACCTCACGGCCTCGCGTGCGCGCCTCGACGCCGCGGCGGTGGAGTGCTTCCAGCTCAGCGCGAAGCACCTGGAGCAGTCACCGGAGCTGCATGGCCTCGCGCAGGGCCTCGCGGGTGGCTCCGGACCCGACGCGCTCCCGCGCATGCTCGTGTTGCTCCAGGGCGTGTAG
- a CDS encoding ClpX C4-type zinc finger protein, whose amino-acid sequence MKGPYVSNQPTPARRRCSFCGASAHQVGRLQAGMGSAAICDACVVRLFATLDREAFSVTAPPVTGDAVVVGLRGGSDDA is encoded by the coding sequence ATGAAAGGACCGTACGTCTCGAATCAGCCCACGCCGGCCCGGCGGCGCTGCTCGTTCTGCGGCGCCTCCGCGCATCAGGTGGGGCGGCTGCAGGCGGGCATGGGGAGCGCCGCCATCTGTGATGCGTGTGTGGTGCGGTTGTTCGCGACGCTGGACCGCGAGGCCTTCTCTGTCACCGCGCCGCCCGTAACAGGGGACGCGGTGGTGGTGGGGCTGCGGGGCGGCTCGGACGACGCCTGA
- a CDS encoding alpha/beta hydrolase family protein → MPLSLVAALALAATPAPAKTQPFNHHDMISMRRLSNPRVSPDGTQVAYVLRSTDLEANRGRTDLWLVGVDGSAPRQLTSHPDADSDPTWAPDGKSLFFLSSRGGSSQVWRLPIDGGEPTQVTKLPLDVGTFRLSPDGARLAVSMEVFPDCAALDCNTQREAERSKRKATGRTYDKLFARHWDTWKDGRRSHVFVVPVAGGTPVDLMKGMDADGPTKPFGGPEEYTFTPDGKSVVFTARDVGRTESWSTDLDLFVSPIDGKAKPRKLTEKNRATDTSPVFSPDGKSLAYLAMSRPGYEADRYRVIVRAWPGGQERVLAEDWDRSAGGLAWSPDSKTLFATAGHIGQQPLFALDVASGKVRQITKDGTDDSPQPAAGNRLVYVHDDLDSPADLFVINQDGTGSKQLTQVNQDTLSRVRFGGFEQFEFPGWNNETVRAYVVKPVDFDPKRQYPLAFLIHGGPQGSFGNHFHYRWNPQVYAGRGYVAVMVDFHGSTGYGQAFTDAIRDDWGGKPLEDLQKGLAAALQRYPFISKEKKCALGASYGGYMINWIAGNWADGFKCLVNHDGILDERMGYFDTEELWFPEWEHKGTPWENPEGYRKHSPIEHVGKWKTPMMVIHGGQDFRVVETQGLGTFTALQRRGIPSKLLYFPEENHWVLRPANSLQWHDEVLGWLDQWTRN, encoded by the coding sequence TTGCCGCTGTCGCTTGTCGCGGCCCTGGCCCTCGCCGCCACCCCGGCGCCGGCCAAGACCCAGCCGTTCAACCACCACGACATGATTTCGATGCGCCGGCTGAGCAACCCGCGCGTCTCTCCCGATGGGACCCAGGTCGCCTACGTCCTGCGCTCCACGGACCTGGAGGCCAACCGCGGCCGCACCGACTTGTGGCTCGTCGGCGTCGACGGGAGCGCCCCGCGCCAGCTCACCTCGCACCCGGACGCGGACTCGGACCCCACCTGGGCCCCGGACGGCAAGAGCCTCTTCTTCCTGTCCTCGCGCGGTGGCTCCTCCCAGGTGTGGCGCCTGCCCATCGACGGCGGTGAGCCCACCCAGGTGACGAAGCTCCCCCTGGACGTCGGCACCTTCCGCCTGTCCCCCGACGGCGCGCGGCTGGCCGTGTCCATGGAGGTGTTCCCCGACTGCGCCGCGCTCGACTGCAACACCCAGCGCGAGGCGGAGCGCTCCAAGCGCAAGGCCACCGGCCGCACCTACGACAAGCTCTTCGCGCGTCACTGGGACACGTGGAAGGACGGCCGTCGCTCGCACGTCTTCGTTGTCCCCGTGGCCGGTGGCACGCCCGTGGACCTGATGAAGGGCATGGACGCGGACGGCCCCACCAAGCCCTTCGGCGGCCCGGAGGAGTACACCTTCACGCCCGACGGCAAGAGCGTCGTCTTCACCGCGCGCGACGTGGGCCGCACCGAGTCCTGGTCCACGGACCTGGACCTCTTCGTCTCCCCCATCGACGGGAAGGCCAAGCCCCGCAAGCTCACCGAGAAGAACCGCGCCACCGACACCAGCCCCGTCTTCAGCCCGGACGGCAAGTCGCTCGCGTACCTGGCCATGTCCCGCCCCGGCTACGAGGCGGACCGCTACCGCGTCATCGTGCGCGCGTGGCCCGGCGGCCAGGAGCGCGTGCTCGCCGAGGACTGGGACCGCTCCGCCGGCGGCCTCGCCTGGAGCCCCGACAGCAAGACGCTGTTCGCCACCGCGGGCCACATCGGCCAGCAGCCCCTGTTCGCGCTCGACGTGGCCTCGGGCAAGGTGCGGCAGATTACGAAGGACGGCACCGACGACTCGCCGCAGCCCGCCGCCGGCAACCGCCTGGTCTACGTGCACGATGACCTGGACTCGCCCGCGGACCTGTTCGTCATCAACCAGGACGGCACGGGTTCGAAGCAGCTCACCCAGGTGAACCAGGACACGCTTTCGCGCGTGCGCTTCGGCGGCTTCGAGCAGTTCGAGTTCCCGGGCTGGAACAACGAGACGGTGCGCGCCTACGTGGTGAAGCCGGTCGACTTCGACCCGAAGCGCCAGTACCCGCTGGCCTTCCTCATCCACGGCGGACCGCAGGGCTCGTTCGGCAATCACTTCCACTACCGATGGAACCCGCAGGTGTACGCGGGCCGCGGCTACGTGGCCGTCATGGTCGACTTCCACGGCTCCACCGGCTACGGGCAGGCCTTCACCGACGCCATCCGCGACGACTGGGGCGGCAAGCCGCTCGAGGACCTGCAGAAGGGCCTGGCCGCCGCGCTGCAGCGCTACCCGTTCATCTCCAAGGAGAAGAAGTGCGCGCTGGGCGCCAGCTACGGCGGGTACATGATCAACTGGATTGCCGGCAACTGGGCGGACGGCTTCAAGTGCCTGGTCAACCACGACGGCATCCTGGATGAGCGCATGGGCTACTTCGACACCGAGGAGCTCTGGTTCCCGGAGTGGGAGCACAAGGGCACGCCGTGGGAGAACCCCGAGGGCTACCGCAAGCACAGCCCCATCGAGCACGTGGGCAAGTGGAAGACGCCGATGATGGTGATTCACGGCGGCCAGGACTTCCGCGTGGTGGAGACGCAGGGCCTGGGCACCTTCACCGCGCTCCAGCGCCGCGGCATCCCCTCCAAGCTGCTCTACTTCCCGGAGGAGAACCACTGGGTGCTGCGCCCCGCCAACAGCCTGCAGTGGCACGACGAGGTGCTCGGCTGGCTGGACCAGTGGACGCGCAACTAG
- a CDS encoding DUF4142 domain-containing protein, which yields MKRTLPGIALAVSLFTGGAALAQSGASPTPPSSPSMKPATTQKGMAEYRGFMAPTDEKALLERLHYANQQEIQAGQLAQKNSQNAEVRSFGEMMVKDHTAMDEKLMAYAKSKNLKLSDMPKPMNDVEKKMMAQDKATMEELTVLQGAPFDSCYMAGQVGDHDAVLGKVLAARQGMPSASPELTAMFTELTQKVPAHREQAWQILGKLDDGMAVGGSGASPAPAGNKDHAGHGDMGTKKN from the coding sequence ATGAAGCGCACCCTTCCCGGCATCGCCCTCGCAGTCTCCCTGTTCACCGGTGGCGCGGCACTGGCCCAGAGCGGCGCGTCTCCGACGCCTCCGTCCTCGCCCAGCATGAAGCCCGCGACGACGCAGAAGGGCATGGCCGAGTACCGCGGCTTCATGGCTCCCACCGATGAGAAGGCCCTGCTGGAGCGGCTGCACTACGCCAACCAGCAGGAAATCCAGGCGGGCCAGCTCGCGCAGAAGAACTCGCAGAACGCGGAGGTGCGCTCCTTTGGCGAGATGATGGTCAAGGACCACACCGCCATGGACGAGAAGCTCATGGCCTATGCGAAGAGCAAGAACCTCAAGCTCTCGGACATGCCCAAGCCCATGAACGACGTGGAGAAGAAGATGATGGCCCAGGACAAGGCCACCATGGAGGAGCTCACCGTGCTCCAGGGCGCGCCCTTCGACTCCTGTTACATGGCGGGCCAGGTGGGCGACCATGACGCCGTGCTCGGCAAGGTGCTCGCCGCGCGGCAGGGCATGCCCTCGGCCAGCCCCGAGCTGACGGCGATGTTCACCGAGCTCACCCAGAAGGTCCCCGCCCACCGCGAGCAGGCCTGGCAGATCCTGGGCAAGCTGGATGACGGCATGGCCGTGGGCGGCTCCGGTGCCTCGCCCGCTCCGGCTGGCAACAAGGACCACGCGGGCCACGGCGACATGGGTACGAAGAAGAACTAG
- a CDS encoding DsbA family oxidoreductase, giving the protein MSPPVSVRVWSDFVCPWCYVGLQEVKKLQKEFDIEVDWQPFFLRPETPPEGLPLPAHIREKMKDPNNPLKVRAAQAGLKMVDRDVIPSTRRAHQATEYARTQGKLEPYHAAILRRYWSEGQDLWQWETLRGAAEEVGLDADALQRAVEGGEFVKVVEDAVRAAQEMGVSAVPTFVLGERFGIQGAQDYAVFKQAMERLGAKPRATT; this is encoded by the coding sequence ATGAGCCCACCCGTCAGCGTGCGTGTCTGGTCCGACTTCGTGTGTCCCTGGTGCTACGTCGGTCTCCAGGAGGTCAAGAAGCTCCAGAAGGAGTTCGACATCGAGGTGGACTGGCAGCCCTTCTTCCTGCGCCCGGAGACGCCGCCGGAGGGGCTGCCGTTGCCCGCGCACATCCGCGAGAAGATGAAGGACCCGAACAACCCCCTCAAGGTCCGCGCGGCGCAGGCGGGGCTGAAGATGGTGGACCGGGACGTGATTCCGTCCACGCGGCGTGCGCACCAGGCCACCGAGTACGCGAGGACGCAGGGCAAGCTGGAGCCGTACCACGCGGCCATCCTGCGCCGGTACTGGAGCGAGGGGCAGGACCTCTGGCAGTGGGAGACGCTCCGGGGCGCGGCCGAGGAGGTGGGGCTGGATGCGGACGCGCTCCAGCGCGCGGTGGAGGGTGGCGAGTTTGTGAAGGTGGTGGAGGACGCGGTGCGCGCGGCGCAGGAGATGGGCGTCAGCGCGGTGCCCACGTTCGTGTTGGGTGAGCGCTTCGGCATCCAGGGTGCGCAGGACTACGCCGTGTTCAAGCAGGCGATGGAGCGGCTGGGCGCGAAGCCTCGCGCGACGACGTGA
- a CDS encoding TIGR02266 family protein, producing MDQGRRTTDRKAVGLLVKLKHESVGSFAEEFATNLSPGGMFIRSRTPQPVGTPVKFEVQIAGGVRVLRGTADVRWVREVGDPSGPPGMGLQFHELDPASRALVDMMLLQRKPEAPAAVVSPLPAIAPSVAPLAPSIAPAVAPVQARPAPAPVAKPAAAPRGPALDSLFDDLDAPASPGLDEPFDFSPPPADDVDIPLEELIASTPPPPASPLMDEPLPGFELSLDEAPLTQGEMLDEAPIEVGLTVEVESSSSARPSGPMEFDLDMSEATGAPAPSAAKPQGGALEFDMDFGDVVEETPARPSAPQRPIAPPPAAAAKPAGGAFEFDLDFSDAVEETPAPPPPRASAPPPPPAVAKPVGGAFEFDMDLSDAVEEAPAAPPPPPRASAPPPARPAAAKPAGGAFEFDLDLSDAVEEAPASPPPRASAPPPPSAAAAKPAGGAFEFDLDLSDAVEEAPAAPPPRPVAPPPPPAAAKPRSGGSLEFDLDFSDAVEELPPAAPPPTRTSPPPPPSSARPAGGVEFDFGLSNMGSSTPPGVAAPRAPVAQARPPPPPPPAAFQPPPAAPATPSLPNVRREAPKAPEPVGTPTLLTPAAPKAAPVAPALDERGLPKTIFLPPPPQIAGTGPVIGIDLGTTNSCVALLSNGRPVVLRSREGYNTIPSVISLNAQNKLLVSHRAKNQLVLRPQHTIYGAKRLVGRPYDSAVVNQVRERFHYDIVPDAAGRAAVRLMDSVLSLEEVQAIILRECKEMAEAHLNQKVERAVVTVPAYYSEPQREAVRKSGILAGLKVERILNEPTSAALAYGLNRELNKRVLVYDLGGGTFDATILKIEKNVFEVLGTGGDIFLGGIDFDNLIVDFLLKRFQEKEGLAFNGDGIALSRVSDAAERAKMALSERASFEVHIPMLMMDDSGRPRDLRVVMTRQELEKICDPLLSRTVDVVRDVLLDAKLKAAEVDDIILVGGMSRMPLVRDKLKGLFGKGPQASVNADEAVALGAALYSGSVDKVSSVVLIDVLPMTVGIAMPGGAFKRVIERNSPLPAQRSFALSTSKDNEEVLELSIFQGEDNHISANEYLGTVRIEGLPRGPKGSVRVAVTIKLDSECVLHVEAREYSTRKEVKATLATRYSPEELQKQLQVSKESVKAAEERRGADLKERAGGFWGFVKKALGRK from the coding sequence ATGGATCAAGGCAGGCGCACCACGGACCGGAAGGCAGTCGGTCTGTTGGTGAAGCTCAAGCATGAAAGCGTGGGGAGCTTCGCGGAGGAGTTCGCCACCAACCTCAGCCCGGGCGGGATGTTCATCCGCTCGCGCACCCCGCAGCCCGTGGGGACACCCGTCAAGTTCGAGGTGCAGATCGCCGGAGGCGTGCGCGTGCTGCGCGGCACCGCCGACGTGCGCTGGGTCCGTGAAGTGGGAGACCCCTCGGGGCCTCCCGGCATGGGGCTCCAGTTCCACGAGCTGGACCCGGCCAGCCGCGCGCTGGTGGACATGATGCTCCTGCAGCGCAAGCCGGAGGCCCCCGCGGCCGTCGTCTCGCCGCTGCCCGCCATCGCCCCGTCCGTGGCGCCGCTGGCCCCCTCCATCGCGCCGGCCGTCGCCCCCGTGCAGGCCCGGCCCGCACCCGCGCCCGTGGCGAAGCCCGCCGCGGCGCCGCGTGGGCCCGCGCTGGACTCGCTGTTCGATGACCTGGATGCGCCGGCGTCTCCGGGGCTCGACGAGCCCTTCGACTTCTCCCCGCCGCCCGCAGATGACGTGGACATCCCGCTCGAGGAGCTCATCGCGAGCACGCCGCCCCCGCCCGCCTCGCCGCTGATGGACGAGCCGCTGCCCGGGTTTGAGCTGTCGCTCGACGAAGCGCCGCTCACGCAGGGCGAGATGCTCGATGAGGCGCCCATCGAGGTCGGTCTCACCGTGGAGGTCGAGTCGTCCTCATCGGCGCGACCCAGCGGCCCGATGGAGTTCGACCTCGACATGTCCGAGGCCACGGGGGCTCCGGCGCCTTCCGCCGCGAAGCCCCAGGGGGGCGCACTCGAGTTCGACATGGACTTCGGTGACGTGGTGGAGGAGACGCCCGCGCGCCCCAGTGCGCCGCAGCGCCCCATCGCGCCGCCACCTGCCGCCGCCGCGAAGCCCGCCGGTGGCGCGTTCGAGTTCGACCTGGATTTCAGTGACGCGGTGGAGGAGACGCCCGCGCCCCCGCCTCCGCGCGCCAGTGCTCCGCCGCCTCCGCCCGCCGTCGCGAAGCCCGTGGGGGGGGCGTTCGAGTTCGACATGGACTTGAGCGACGCGGTGGAGGAAGCCCCCGCCGCGCCGCCTCCGCCTCCTCGTGCCAGCGCGCCGCCTCCGGCTCGGCCTGCCGCCGCGAAGCCCGCGGGGGGAGCGTTCGAGTTCGACCTGGACCTGAGCGACGCGGTGGAAGAGGCCCCTGCCTCGCCGCCTCCTCGTGCCAGCGCGCCGCCGCCGCCTTCCGCCGCCGCCGCGAAGCCCGCCGGTGGTGCGTTCGAGTTCGACCTGGACCTGAGCGACGCGGTGGAGGAGGCCCCTGCCGCGCCGCCCCCGCGCCCCGTCGCGCCGCCGCCGCCTCCCGCCGCCGCGAAGCCTCGCAGTGGTGGCAGCCTGGAGTTCGACCTGGACTTCAGTGACGCGGTGGAGGAGCTGCCTCCCGCCGCGCCGCCTCCGACGCGCACCTCACCGCCGCCGCCTCCCTCCTCGGCTCGCCCCGCGGGCGGCGTCGAGTTCGACTTCGGCCTGTCGAACATGGGGAGCAGCACTCCTCCAGGCGTGGCCGCTCCCCGCGCGCCCGTGGCCCAGGCCCGGCCCCCGCCGCCCCCACCTCCGGCCGCGTTCCAGCCGCCGCCTGCGGCGCCCGCGACTCCGTCACTGCCCAACGTGCGTCGCGAGGCCCCCAAGGCTCCCGAGCCGGTGGGGACTCCGACGCTGCTGACGCCGGCCGCCCCGAAGGCCGCGCCCGTCGCTCCCGCGCTCGACGAGCGGGGGCTGCCCAAGACCATCTTCCTCCCGCCGCCTCCGCAGATCGCGGGCACGGGCCCCGTCATCGGCATCGACCTGGGCACCACCAACTCGTGCGTGGCGCTCCTGTCCAACGGCCGCCCCGTCGTGCTGCGCTCGCGCGAGGGCTACAACACGATTCCGTCGGTCATCTCGCTCAACGCGCAGAACAAGCTGCTCGTCAGCCACCGCGCGAAGAACCAGCTGGTGCTGCGCCCCCAGCACACCATCTACGGCGCGAAGCGACTGGTGGGCCGTCCCTACGACAGCGCCGTGGTGAACCAGGTCCGCGAGCGCTTCCACTACGACATCGTCCCGGACGCCGCAGGCCGCGCCGCCGTGCGGCTGATGGACAGCGTGCTCTCGCTCGAGGAGGTGCAGGCCATCATCCTCCGCGAGTGCAAGGAGATGGCGGAGGCCCACCTCAACCAGAAGGTGGAGCGCGCGGTGGTGACGGTGCCCGCGTACTACTCCGAGCCGCAGCGTGAGGCCGTGCGCAAGTCCGGCATCCTCGCGGGCCTCAAGGTGGAGCGCATCCTCAACGAGCCCACCTCCGCGGCGCTCGCCTACGGCCTCAACCGCGAGCTCAACAAGCGCGTCCTCGTCTACGACCTGGGCGGCGGTACCTTCGACGCCACCATCCTCAAGATCGAGAAGAACGTCTTCGAGGTGCTCGGCACCGGCGGCGACATCTTCCTGGGCGGTATCGACTTCGACAACCTCATCGTCGACTTCCTCCTCAAGCGCTTCCAGGAGAAAGAGGGCCTGGCGTTCAACGGCGACGGCATCGCGCTGTCCCGCGTGAGCGACGCCGCCGAGCGCGCGAAGATGGCCCTCTCCGAGCGCGCCAGCTTCGAGGTCCACATCCCGATGTTGATGATGGATGACTCGGGGCGGCCTCGGGACCTGCGCGTGGTGATGACGCGGCAGGAGCTGGAGAAGATCTGCGACCCGCTGCTCAGCCGCACCGTGGACGTGGTGCGCGACGTGCTCCTGGACGCGAAGCTCAAGGCGGCCGAGGTGGACGACATCATCCTCGTGGGCGGCATGAGCCGCATGCCGCTGGTGCGCGACAAGCTCAAGGGCCTGTTCGGCAAGGGGCCGCAGGCGAGCGTCAACGCGGACGAGGCGGTGGCGCTGGGCGCGGCGCTGTACTCGGGCTCGGTGGACAAGGTGAGCAGCGTGGTGCTCATCGACGTGCTGCCCATGACGGTGGGCATCGCGATGCCCGGCGGCGCCTTCAAGCGCGTCATCGAGCGCAACAGCCCGCTGCCCGCGCAGCGCTCGTTCGCGCTGAGCACGTCGAAGGACAACGAGGAGGTCCTCGAGCTGTCCATCTTCCAGGGCGAGGACAATCACATCTCCGCCAACGAGTACCTGGGCACCGTGCGCATCGAGGGCCTGCCCCGCGGGCCGAAGGGCTCGGTGCGCGTGGCCGTCACCATCAAGCTCGATTCGGAGTGCGTGCTGCATGTCGAGGCGCGCGAGTACTCGACGCGCAAGGAAGTGAAGGCCACGCTGGCCACGCGCTACTCGCCGGAGGAGCTGCAGAAGCAGCTGCAGGTGAGCAAGGAATCGGTGAAGGCCGCCGAGGAGCGCCGTGGCGCGGACCTGAAGGAGCGCGCGGGTGGATTCTGGGGCTTCGTGAAGAAGGCGCTGGGCCGGAAGTAG